A section of the Telopea speciosissima isolate NSW1024214 ecotype Mountain lineage chromosome 3, Tspe_v1, whole genome shotgun sequence genome encodes:
- the LOC122656665 gene encoding putative 1-phosphatidylinositol-3-phosphate 5-kinase FAB1D, which produces MYKMCHVSGEELTNLDSGVEDMENKVVNSLGMDNGNPTHYCKFRNEKNVKDSSMANELSSYEIRVISPTISISRTDSLVSTCSEFSVDTNMNGREEGDAGASQDNPYLRLTKNAEKSSFPITSNGIDEPSTTMVENHEGSNNNSNTCSLDQGTTKDVKIFIVADAGTERIEDVSEGSSQSFTVSEEGNELSRCVDIESDERIWEPPEPEDLEDDVEGSVANNDDDDECYGTKWSQPTSLRSFSKEGSGSFRFKEERKKALIEVMNGDFKDFVKRLLTSEGINLSGDPGESWVDIVTSLSWEAASLVKPESIEAKTVEPECFVKVKCLATGSRSQSQVIKGLVFKKHAAHKHMPTSYRNPKLLLIQGMLGHTSSGLSSFNSMEQETDNLKSFIEMLEMCHPNVVLVEKSVPRDVQESLLARGITLVFDMKLQRLERIACYTGSQVVSCTDNLMNLKLKQCDSFYFEKFVEEYGSYGEGGKKPRNTLMILEGCPRPLGCTILLKGAPSDELKKIKCVVQCAVLAAYHLILETSFRVDQSAMFPVFHYNGLANGCMTNQQAIVGSEDCEAKISLPCMTNGPLIGEFRENLVDGRLPTDSQLVLRGDDTSSVSSPSIIMYNNSIGENALTSHTKSDNSDVHHPEASYEPYTPTILPGPFSSSLSASLKKVIGDGFPHVSSTSYLSIPTYFGLKEREQDSQDVTILPVVTSPEQLDFCQMEEKGSANEVKPLDAEKAESLSACYEAALVQTKNGANDEQQKQQNGVITVLDGQSILFLKSSRNILKGTVCEHSHLSRINFYKSSDMSLGRFLRDNILNQMNQCSICGAPPENHVFCYAHHNGKLTVRVRQLSGGLHLRGETEGKLWMWSRCLKCKPEKGILKPTRRVVISTASRRLSLGKFLELCFSNDSAPNRLSSCGHSLHNDSLFFYGLGSMVAMFRYSSVDIYAAFMPPQILEFNNPIGQEWLEKVAEDVLRKGGALFMEVTNLLQKIRSGFSSSLSNTSLNLGGSVKDLSEVEEMLRQEKFDFQELIQKALDKDVNLGQAAHKLLSLNCLLSELLLESYVWDQRLRSLTLPSRVVNGCTSDKIVCDEQQTLQRDDISGERMMEKNASPCVGEGLDDSAVACIAPVNNKVCSDYNNTINYGSNLETKLETKFEESYTEEHEIPVAEAPDSEPLSEGLVYGSGIQNYKLNRSINIEGNGTPADGSLNPVSSTSNDLNASTAGSKSNNSSIGPSYSSFALPSAGDNPQKLNSPIADHLQVDQTIPVKSDLLRHSESAPNMVLNGTTMGEIPAKSGFRSLSENSGLSYLADSDHWVWNPFSETRKAFRKDIHRGNSQKFGFINNYTPECLSSVQELITQEGFRCQIPLGTDDNIVSVYEGELTSIIAYSLALLHDRRSSAEDLAEETKKEKGEAGKIIENAHSLVSEVSVTSTFWSSTSSLDLEGFNRSVSAEESYNPSSDGLNFVDPLSSSEGLHPEIPVGVGKLPGKGKYSVVCLCANQFRSLRRRCCPCELDYIASLSRCKNWDAKGGKSKSFFAKTLDDRFIVKEIKKTEFDSFLKFAPDYFRYMNQSFSSGSQTCLAKVLGIYQVIIRQPKSGKELKHHLMVMENLTFGRNITRLYDLKGTLHSRHTPAADASGKVLLDQNFVDDMIISPLYVSGETKHLLQRAIWNDTSFLTSINVMDYSLLVGVDTERRELVCGIIDYLRQYTWDKHLETWVKASLVVPKNVTPTVISPKEYKKRFRKFMTMRFLSVPYHWTPHQPVCSGKVSVNKNNDSSQLRNAEQGGIK; this is translated from the exons ATGTACAAAATGTGTCATGTTAGTGGTGAGGAATTGACAAATTTGGATAGTGGAGTGGAGGATATGGAAAATAAGGTGGTGAATTCATTGGGAATGGACAATGGAAACCCCACCCATTATTGTAAATTTCGAAATGAGAAGAATGTGAAAGACTCTTCAATGGCAAATGAGTTGAGTTCGTATGAGATACGAGTAATCAGTCCAACAATTTCGATATCAAGGACTGATAGTTTGGTCTCAACCTGCA GTGAATTTTCAGTTGATACAAATATGAATGgaag gGAGGAAGGAGATGCTGGTGCTAGCCAGGATAATCCCTACTTGAGGCTAACCAAGAATGCAGAGAAGTCGAGCTTTCCAATTACATCAAATGGAATTGATGAACCCAGTACAACAATGGTGGAAAACCATGAGGGAAGCAACAATAACAGTAATACATGTAGCCTTGACCAAGGAACAACAAAAGATGTCAAAATTTTTATTGTAGCTGATGCTGGTACAGAAAGAATAGAGGATGTTAGTGAGGGCTCTTCCCAATCATTTACAGTCTCAGAGGAAGGAAATGAGTTATCTCGGTGTGTTGATATTGAATCAGATGAACGTATCTGGGAACCCCCTGAACCAGAAGATCTTGAGGATGATGTGGAGGGCAGTGTGGctaacaatgatgatgatgatgagtgtTATGGCACAAAATGGAGCCAGCCAACTTCTCTAAGAAGCTTTAGCAAAGAGGGCAGTGGCAGCTTCAGATTCAAGGAGGAACGGAAGAAGGCACTGATAGAGGTGATGAACGGGGATTTCAAGGACTTCGTTAAACGGCTTCTTACATCCGAGGGCATCAACCTTTCTGGGGATCCTGGTGAAAGTTGGGTTGATATAGTTACCTCTTTATCTTGGGAAGCCGCATCACTTGTGAAACCCGAGTCTATTGAGGCAAAAACAGTGGAGCCTGAATGTTTTGTGAAGGTGAAATGTCTGGCAACTGGTTCTCGTAGTCAAAG TCAAGTGATTAAAGGCTTGGTTTTTAAGAAGCACGCTGCACATAAGCACATGCCAACCAGTTATAGGAATCCTAAACTGTTGCTGATCCAGGGCATGCTTGGACATACTTCAAGTGGTCTATCGTCATTTAATTCAATGGAGCAG GAGACGGATAATCTGAAGTCTTTCATTGAGATGCTAGAGATGTGCCATCCGAATGTGGTCTTAGTGGAGAAATCTGTTCCTCGTGATGTGCAAGAATCTCTTCTTGCTAGAGGAATAACGTTGGTTTTTGATATGAAGCTTCAACGTTTGGAGAGAATTGCTTGTTATACTGGTTCCCAGGTTGTCTCTTGTACTGACAATTTGATGAACCTAAAACTGAAACAGTGTGACTCTTTCTATTTTGAGAAGTTTGTGGAGGAATATGGTAGCTATGGTGAAGGCGGGAAAAAGCCAAGGAATACTTTAATGATTCTAGAGGGCTGTCCTAGGCCTTTGGGCTGCACG ATTTTACTTAAGGGAGCTCCTAGTGATGAATTAAAGAAGATTAAATGTGTGGTGCAGTGTGCAGTTCTTGCAGCATATCATTTAATCTTAGAGACTTCTTTCCGTGTGGATCAAAGTGCAATGTTTCCTGTCTTCCATTATAATGGCCTGGCAAATGGATGCATGACAAATCAACAAGCAATTGTTGGGTCTGAGGATTGCGAGGCCAAAATTAGTCTGCCCTGTATGACTAATGGTCCCCTTATTGGTGAATTCCGAGAAAACCTTGTGGATGGAAGGTTGCCTACAGATTCACAGTTGGTTTTGCGAGGCGACGATACATCATCAGTCTCTAGTCCTAGTATCATCATGTACAATAATAGTATTGGTGAAAATGCTTTGACTAGTCATACCAAATCTGATAATAGTGATGTCCATCATCCTGAGGCATCTTATGAGCCATACACACCAACTATTCTTCCAGGGCCGTTCTCATCATCACTCTCAGCCTCTCTCAAGAAAGTTATTGGGGATGGATTTCCTCATGTATCCTCTACTTCTTATCTGTCCATCCCCACTTACTTTGGATTGAAGGAAAGGGAGCAAGATAGTCAGGATGTTACCATCTTGCCTGTAGTGACATCTCCTGAACAACTAGATTTTTGTCAGATGGAAGAAAAAGGTAGTGCCAATGAAGTGAAGCCACTTGATGCTGAGAAAGCTGAGTCCTTGTCAGCCTGCTATGAGGCCGctttggttcaaaccaaaaatggtgCAAATGATGAACAACAAAAGCAACAGAATGGAGTGATAACTGTTTTAGATGGCCAGagcattttatttttgaagtcTAGCAggaatattttaaaaggaactGTTTGTGAGCACAGCCATCTTTCTCGTATCAACTTCTACAAGAGTTCTGATATGTCCCTTGGGCGATTCTTGCGTGATAACATACTCAATCAG ATGAATCAATGCTCTATATGTGGTGCACCACCAGAAAATCATGTTTTCTGTTATGCTCACCATAATGGGAAGCTCACAGTACGGGTAAGACAGCTTTCTGGGGGATTGCATTTGCGTGGAGAGACAGAAGGGAAACTTTGGATGTGGAGCCGCTGTTTAAAATGTAAACCTGAGAAAGGAATCCTAAAACCTACACGAAGAGTGGTGATATCCACTGCATCCCGTAGGCTATCATTGGGGAAGTTTCTGGAGCTATGCTTTTCAAATGACTCTGCTCCTAATAGGTTATCCAGCTGTGGGCATTCCCTGCACAATGACTCCCTGTTCTTCTACGG TTTGGGCTCCATGGTTGCAATGTTTAGATACTCTTCGGTTGATATTTATGCTGCATTTATGCCGCCACAAATTCTGGAGTTCAACAATCCAATTGGACAAGAATGGCTTGAGAAAGTAGCTGAGGAT GTTCTTAGGAAAGGAGGAGCACTGTTTATGGAAGTTACAAACTTGTTACAGAAGATAAGATCTGGATTTTCTTCCTCGCTTTCAAACACATCTCTGAACCTTGGAGGTTCAGTGAAGGACCTTTCTGAAGTTGAAGAGATGTTGAGGCAagaaaaatttgattttcag GAACTCATTCAGAAAGCGCTTGATAAGGATGTCAACCTGGGGCAGGCTGCACATAAGCTTCTCAGCTTGAATTGTTTACTCTCTGAACTTCTGCTTGAATCATATGTATGGGATCAACGTTTGCGTTCTCTTACATTGCCTTCTCGGGTAGTTAACGGTTGTACAAGTGATAAAATAGTATGCGATGAACAACAAACGTTGCAAAGGGATGACATTTCTGGTGAAAGAATGATGGAAAAGAATGCTTCACCCTGTGTTGGAGAAGGCTTAGATGATTCTGCTGTGGCTTGTATTGCTCCGGTGAACAATAAAGTGTGTTCTGACTACAATAATACCATAAACTATGGTAGCAACCTAGAAACCAAGCTGGAAACTAAATTTGAGGAAAGTTATACCGAAGAACATGAAATTCCAGTTGCAGAAGCCCCAGATTCTGAGCCACTTAGTGAAGGTTTGGTCTATGGTTCTGGGATTCAAAACTATAAACTCAATAGGTCTATTAATATTGAGGGTAATGGAACACCAGCTGATGGGAGTTTGAACCCTGTTAGTTCGACTAGTAATGATTTAAATGCATCTACAGCAGGCAGTAAGTCGAACAACTCTTCCATTGGACCATCTTATTCCTCTTTTGCTCTTCCATCAGCTGGTGATAATCCTCAAAAGTTAAATTCTCCCATTGCCGATCATTTACAGGTGGATCAAACTATTCCAGTTAAATCAGATCTATTGAGACATAGTGAGTCTGCTCCCAATATGGTTCTTAATGGCACCACGATGGGTGAAATACCTGCAAAGTCTGGGTTCCGTTCTTTGTCTGAGAATTCAGGGTTGTCATACTTAGCTGATTCCGATCATTGGGTCTGGAATCCTTTTTCAGAAACTCGCAAGGCATTTCGGAAGGATATTCACAGAGGTAACTCACAGAAGTTTGGGTTCATCAATAACTATACTCCAGAATGCTTATCCTCAGTTCAAGAATTAATTACCCAAGAAGGATTCAGGTGCCAAATCCCACTTGGTACTGATGATAATATTGTGTCAGTCTATGAGGGTGAGCTCACCAGCATAATTGCCTACAGTCTTGCTTTGTTGCATGATCGACGCAGTTCAGCAGAAGATTTGGCTGAGGAgacaaaaaaggagaaaggagaggcTGGTAAAATAATTGAGAATGCGCACAGCCTAGTTTCTGAGGTCTCAGTAACTTCAACATTTTGGTCTTCAACCAGTTCTTTGGATTTAGAGGGATTCAACAGAAGTGTTTCAGCAGAAGAATCATATAACCCTAGTTCTGATGGGTTGAATTTTGTGGATCCCTTGTCATCTTCGGAGGGGCTTCATCCAGAGATCCCTGTTGGGGTTGGGAAGCTACCTGGTAAGGGTAAATATTCGGTTGTTTGCTTGTGTGCAAATCAATTCCGTTCTCTTCGAAGACGTTGCTGTCCATGCGAGCTTGATTATATTGCATCTCTCAGCCGTTGTAAGAACTGGGATGCTAAAGGTGGAAAGAGTAAATCTTTCTTTGCTAAGACGCTGGATGATAGATTTATTGTGAAGGAGATTAAAAAGACTGAATTCGATTCGTTTTTGAAGTTTGCGCCAGATTACTTCAGGTACATGAATCAATCTTTCAGTTCAGGGAGCCAGACTTGCCTTGCCAAAGTTCTAGGTATTTATCAg GTCATCATTAGACAACCTAAGAGTGGGAAGGAGCTGAAACATCATCTTATGGTGATGGAGAACCTTACCTTTGGTCGAAACATAACACGCCTTTATGATCTTAAAGGTACTTTGCATTCTCGGCACACTCCAGCTGCTGATGCCTCAGGAAAGGTTCTTTTGGATCAGAACTTTGTTGATGACATGATAATATCTCCGCTATATGTCAGTGGGGAAACTAAGCATCTCTTGCAACGTGCAATTTGGAATGATACATCTTTCCTCACT TCAATTAATGTCATGGACTACTCTTTACTTGTGGGAGTGGATACTGAGCGTCGTGAACTTGTATGTGGGATTATAGACTATCTGAGACAGTATACGTGGGATAAACATCTTGAGACATGGGTCAAGGCTTCCCTTGTCGTCCCCAAGAATGTGACACCAACTGTTATCTCTCCAAAAGAGTACAAGAAAAGATTCAGGAAGTTCATGACTATGCGTTTTTTGAGTGTCCCATACCATTGGACTCCACATCAACCTGTATGTAGTGGCAAGGTTTCTGTCAATAAGAACAATGATTCTTCTCAGTTGAGAAATGCGGAGCAGGGAGGAATCAAATAA